Proteins from a single region of Desulfovibrio sp. Huiquan2017:
- the hisD gene encoding histidinol dehydrogenase — protein MPCRNLTYTNRDDWTGIARWLGKRKDPDTKVDTIVRDILADVRERGDEALTEYTRKFDCASFETTGLRVPEKAIATALEKIPNDDAAILKEAIQRVRDFHLNQKETSWWTTAEDGTILGQMVRPVDRVGLYVPGGQGGETPLISSLIMNAIPAQVAGVESIAVTSPPRKDGTLNPYILATAALLGLNEIHLAGSAWAIAALAFGTESIAPCDVLAGPGNIFVATAKSQLIGQVGIDMVAGPSEIVILADGSANPQWLAADMLSQAEHDPLAASILVTPDAELAARVREALTPQCEALPRCDIAAKSLESWGAIVTVPDIETGTELVNLLAPEHLELAVADPWPLLGSIRHAGAIFMGHTSPEPVGDYFAGPNHVLPTLRTVRFSSALSVQNFCKKSSVIATSPSYVAEHGAKIARLARLEGLEAHARSMEQRNK, from the coding sequence ATGCCCTGTAGAAATTTGACGTATACGAATCGGGACGACTGGACCGGCATCGCCCGCTGGCTGGGGAAACGCAAGGACCCGGACACAAAAGTGGACACCATCGTCCGGGACATCCTCGCCGATGTCCGTGAACGGGGCGACGAGGCCCTGACCGAATACACCCGCAAATTCGACTGCGCCTCCTTTGAAACGACCGGCCTTCGCGTGCCCGAAAAAGCCATCGCCACGGCCCTGGAGAAAATTCCGAACGACGACGCGGCCATCCTCAAAGAAGCCATCCAGCGGGTGCGCGACTTCCACCTGAACCAGAAGGAAACGTCCTGGTGGACCACCGCCGAGGACGGCACCATTCTCGGCCAGATGGTCCGCCCCGTGGACCGCGTCGGGCTTTATGTGCCCGGCGGCCAGGGCGGCGAGACTCCGCTCATTTCCAGCTTGATCATGAACGCCATCCCGGCCCAGGTGGCCGGGGTCGAATCCATTGCCGTGACCTCGCCGCCGCGCAAGGACGGCACGCTCAACCCGTATATCCTGGCCACGGCCGCCCTCCTCGGATTGAACGAGATCCATCTGGCCGGATCCGCCTGGGCCATCGCGGCACTGGCCTTCGGCACCGAATCCATCGCCCCGTGCGACGTCCTGGCCGGGCCGGGCAACATCTTCGTGGCCACAGCCAAATCCCAGCTCATCGGCCAGGTAGGCATCGACATGGTCGCCGGTCCGTCCGAGATCGTCATCCTGGCGGACGGTTCAGCCAATCCGCAATGGCTGGCGGCGGACATGCTGTCCCAAGCCGAACACGACCCCCTGGCCGCCTCCATCCTGGTCACTCCGGACGCGGAACTGGCCGCCCGGGTCCGGGAAGCGCTGACGCCCCAATGCGAGGCCTTGCCGCGTTGCGACATCGCCGCAAAATCGTTGGAAAGCTGGGGCGCGATCGTCACCGTGCCCGACATCGAAACAGGGACTGAACTGGTCAACCTGCTCGCCCCCGAGCACCTGGAACTGGCCGTGGCCGATCCATGGCCCCTGCTCGGCTCCATCCGCCACGCCGGCGCCATCTTTATGGGCCACACTTCGCCCGAGCCCGTGGGCGATTATTTTGCCGGACCCAACCACGTGTTGCCCACCCTGCGCACGGTTCGTTTCTCCTCCGCTCTTTCAGTGCAAAACTTCTGCAAGAAATCCAGCGTGATCGCCACGAGCCCAAGCTACGTGGCCGAACACGGTGCCAAAATCGCCCGACTGGCCAGGTTGGAAGGACTCGAAGCCCACGCCCGCAGCATGGAACAACGCAACAAATAG
- a CDS encoding phosphoribosylaminoimidazolesuccinocarboxamide synthase, producing MAAVFETNITEYPLISRGKVRDIYEIDENSLLLVTTDRISAFDVVMPDPIEDKGKVLNQITLFWMKMMEDLVPNHILATNVDDYPEPLHKYRDQLQDRSVLAKKASPLPIECIVRGFITGTGWSDYKKTGEVCGHKLPEGLQESAMLETPLFTPSTKADLGEHDENISLDKAAELLGEEKMRKVEKLALDIYTRARDYAKKRGILIADTKFEFGILDGELLFIDEALTPDSSRFWPEAGYAPGKSQPSFDKQYFRDWLVEIGFNKQPPAPHVPADIAARTRAKYLEAYRLLTGEDLKV from the coding sequence ATGGCTGCCGTTTTTGAAACCAATATCACCGAATACCCGCTCATCTCCCGGGGCAAGGTCCGCGACATCTACGAGATCGACGAGAACAGTCTGCTCCTGGTGACCACTGATCGCATTTCCGCCTTCGACGTGGTCATGCCCGACCCCATTGAGGACAAAGGCAAGGTGCTCAATCAGATCACCCTGTTCTGGATGAAGATGATGGAGGATCTGGTTCCCAACCACATCCTCGCCACCAACGTGGATGACTACCCCGAACCGCTGCACAAATACCGCGATCAGTTGCAGGATCGCTCGGTCCTGGCCAAGAAAGCCAGCCCCTTGCCCATAGAATGCATCGTGCGCGGCTTCATTACCGGCACAGGCTGGTCCGACTACAAGAAGACCGGGGAAGTCTGCGGCCACAAGCTGCCCGAAGGGCTCCAGGAATCCGCGATGCTCGAAACGCCGCTGTTCACCCCATCCACCAAGGCGGACCTGGGCGAGCACGACGAGAACATCTCCTTGGACAAGGCCGCCGAACTGCTCGGCGAAGAGAAGATGCGCAAGGTCGAAAAACTGGCGCTCGACATCTACACTCGGGCCCGCGACTACGCAAAAAAACGCGGCATCCTCATCGCGGACACCAAATTCGAGTTCGGCATTCTGGACGGGGAACTGCTCTTCATCGACGAGGCCCTGACCCCGGACTCCTCCCGTTTCTGGCCCGAGGCAGGGTACGCGCCCGGCAAATCCCAGCCGAGCTTCGACAAGCAGTACTTCCGCGATTGGCTGGTGGAGATCGGTTTCAACAAGCAGCCGCCCGCGCCCCATGTGCCCGCGGACATCGCCGCCCGGACCCGCGCGAAGTATCTCGAAGCCTACAGGCTCCTGACCGGCGAAGATCTGAAGGTCTAG
- the rpsF gene encoding 30S ribosomal protein S6 produces MANNYETLVLLSPELAEEDRRVILDNLTGIVDREGGSMVETDDWGMRQLAYPVQKQTRGYYVRLVYDAPGALVAELERNIRITDGIFKFMTVKLAA; encoded by the coding sequence ATGGCAAACAATTACGAGACGCTCGTCCTGCTCTCTCCGGAGCTGGCTGAGGAAGACAGGAGAGTCATCCTGGACAACCTCACCGGCATCGTGGACCGCGAGGGCGGCAGCATGGTTGAGACCGACGACTGGGGCATGCGCCAGCTGGCCTACCCCGTCCAGAAGCAGACCCGTGGATACTACGTTCGCCTGGTGTACGACGCCCCCGGCGCGCTGGTTGCCGAACTCGAGCGCAACATCCGCATCACCGACGGCATCTTCAAGTTCATGACCGTCAAACTGGCTGCCTAG
- the rpsR gene encoding 30S ribosomal protein S18: protein MAFRKKFTPRKKFCRFCADAELPLDYKRPDILRDFVTERGKIIARRITGTCAKHQRRLTNEIKRARQMALLFYTTVHSTDVKKRSSM from the coding sequence ATGGCTTTCCGCAAAAAATTCACCCCGAGGAAGAAGTTCTGCCGCTTCTGCGCGGATGCAGAGCTGCCGCTGGATTACAAGCGTCCGGACATCCTCCGCGACTTCGTCACCGAGCGCGGCAAGATCATCGCCCGGCGCATCACCGGCACTTGCGCCAAGCACCAGCGCCGTCTGACCAACGAGATCAAGCGCGCCCGCCAGATGGCCCTGCTTTTCTACACCACCGTTCACAGCACCGATGTGAAGAAACGGAGCTCCATGTAG
- the rplI gene encoding 50S ribosomal protein L9, giving the protein MKLILRADVDALGRLGDIVTVKPGYGRNYLIPQGLAKPATTANLKAFELERRKLQEQADSLRAQAEGLAARIAAAPVEIEVRVGDGDKLYGSVTTTNIGDAMEAAGIEIDRRKIILAEPIRSLGEYEIEIRLHPDVRGELKLSVVRHGGPVVEEIEETEVTEEVAEAVEESIENAEDAETAEA; this is encoded by the coding sequence ATGAAACTTATCTTACGCGCTGACGTCGACGCCCTTGGTCGGCTCGGAGACATCGTTACCGTCAAGCCCGGCTACGGCCGCAACTACCTGATCCCCCAGGGTCTGGCCAAGCCTGCGACCACCGCCAATCTGAAGGCCTTCGAACTGGAGCGCCGCAAACTGCAGGAGCAGGCCGATTCCCTGCGCGCCCAGGCCGAAGGTCTGGCCGCCCGCATCGCCGCCGCGCCCGTCGAGATCGAAGTGCGTGTCGGCGACGGCGACAAGCTGTACGGCTCCGTGACCACCACCAACATCGGTGACGCCATGGAAGCCGCCGGCATCGAGATCGATCGCCGCAAGATCATCCTGGCCGAGCCCATCCGCTCGCTGGGCGAATACGAGATCGAAATCCGCCTGCACCCGGACGTGCGCGGTGAGCTGAAGCTCTCCGTCGTCCGCCATGGCGGTCCCGTTGTCGAGGAAATCGAAGAGACCGAAGTAACCGAAGAAGTGGCCGAGGCCGTCGAGGAATCCATAGAGAATGCCGAAGACGCCGAAACCGCCGAGGCCTAA
- the dnaB gene encoding replicative DNA helicase — protein sequence MPKTPKPPRPKSGQYADNPEEALDRASSDLLRKVPPHSFEAEQSVLGGVFQSENTFHQLVDIIGPDDFYSPVHRDIFKAFTQLYDAHQPIDVVTVANQLTQNGTLDTVGGPVYLAELSDSVVSASNALHHAQIVRDKCILRDLIDISSGIISNCFSSRDVSEVLDESEKEIFRIAQSKEMRGMLSSGQLVPKVFDELTARFNNKSVVTGIQTHYHEFDSMTAGLQNSDLIIIAGRPSMGKTAFALNVALRAAARSECPTAIFSLEMSMEQLMTRLLAVQSKVELSNLRTGYLDDSDWNKLYEGADVLSKAPIYIDDTPALSTLELQARCRRLKAEHNLGLVVVDYLQLMRSSARPDSREQEISDISRHLKALAKELNVPVIALSQLNRKVEERTDKRPMMSDLRESGAIEQDADIIIFLYRDAAYNKNEDNPLKNHAEVIIGKQRNGPTGRCELFFKKEYTLFENMDATAYPSELPEGFHQDSD from the coding sequence ATGCCGAAGACGCCGAAACCGCCGAGGCCTAAATCAGGCCAGTACGCCGATAATCCGGAAGAGGCCCTGGACAGGGCCTCTTCCGATCTCCTACGTAAAGTCCCGCCCCATTCCTTCGAGGCCGAGCAGTCCGTTCTCGGCGGCGTGTTCCAGTCCGAGAACACGTTCCACCAGTTGGTGGACATCATTGGCCCGGACGATTTTTATTCTCCGGTCCACCGGGACATCTTCAAAGCCTTCACCCAGCTTTACGACGCCCACCAGCCCATCGACGTGGTCACCGTGGCCAACCAGTTGACCCAGAACGGGACGTTGGACACCGTGGGCGGACCGGTCTACCTGGCGGAACTGTCCGACTCCGTGGTCAGCGCCTCCAACGCCCTGCACCACGCCCAGATCGTTCGCGACAAGTGCATTCTGCGTGATCTGATCGACATCTCCAGCGGGATCATCTCCAACTGCTTTTCCTCGCGCGATGTGAGCGAGGTCCTGGACGAATCCGAAAAGGAAATCTTCCGCATCGCCCAATCCAAGGAGATGCGCGGCATGCTGTCCAGCGGACAGTTGGTGCCCAAAGTCTTCGATGAGTTGACCGCCCGCTTCAACAACAAATCCGTGGTCACGGGCATCCAGACCCACTACCACGAATTCGACAGCATGACCGCCGGGTTGCAGAACTCGGACCTGATCATCATCGCGGGCCGGCCGTCCATGGGCAAGACCGCGTTCGCTTTGAACGTGGCCCTGCGCGCCGCAGCCCGGTCCGAATGTCCCACGGCCATCTTCTCGCTGGAAATGTCCATGGAGCAGCTCATGACCCGTTTGCTGGCCGTACAGAGCAAGGTGGAACTGTCCAACCTGCGCACCGGCTATCTCGACGACTCGGACTGGAACAAGCTGTACGAGGGCGCTGACGTGCTCAGCAAGGCGCCGATCTACATCGACGACACTCCGGCGCTGTCCACCCTCGAACTCCAGGCCCGCTGCCGCCGCCTCAAGGCCGAGCACAACCTCGGGCTGGTGGTGGTGGACTATCTCCAGCTCATGCGCTCCAGCGCCCGGCCCGACTCCCGCGAGCAGGAGATCTCCGACATCTCCCGCCACCTCAAGGCGCTGGCCAAGGAACTGAACGTGCCGGTCATCGCTCTGTCCCAGCTCAACCGCAAGGTCGAGGAACGCACGGACAAGCGCCCCATGATGTCGGACCTGCGCGAATCCGGAGCCATCGAGCAGGACGCGGACATCATCATCTTTCTCTACCGTGACGCCGCCTACAACAAGAACGAGGACAACCCGCTCAAGAACCACGCGGAAGTCATTATCGGCAAGCAGCGCAACGGCCCCACCGGCCGGTGCGAGCTCTTCTTCAAGAAGGAATACACCTTGTTCGAGAACATGGACGCCACTGCCTATCCCTCCGAGCTGCCCGAGGGATTCCACCAAGACTCCGACTAA